The following coding sequences are from one Dromaius novaehollandiae isolate bDroNov1 chromosome 22, bDroNov1.hap1, whole genome shotgun sequence window:
- the LOC112987826 gene encoding gametocyte-specific factor 1-like isoform X1: MEVEDDFDVFDPERLVQCPYNKHHQIRARRFPYHLVKCRKSYPRVAKELTTCPFNARHLVPQADLRDHISNCHDKRFIEEDIVSESSDFQRRQMNPVSTWQAPPCDEDWDTESREQLTSPFVLGMANDGLKSATLEHKDYLPAGLRAPESSPYSVPEKAVSKKAP; encoded by the exons ATGGAGGTGGAGGATGACTTCG ATGTTTTCGATCCAGAGAGATTAGTGCAATGCCCATATAATAAGCATCATCAAATCAGAGCCCGCCGATTTCCCTATCACCTTGTAAAATGCAGGAAG AGCTACCCTCGAGTTGCAAAGGAGTTGACCACGTGCCCCTTCAATGCCCGCCATCTAGTGCCTCAAGCTGACCTGCGTGATCACATATCGAATTGCCATGACAAAAGGTTCATTGAGGAAGATATAG TGAGTGAGTCCAGTGACTTCCAGAGAAGGCAGATGAATCCTGTGAGCACATGGCAGGCACCGCCGTGCGATGAAGACTGGGATACAG AGTCCCGGGAGCAGCTGACTTCTCCATTTGTTCTGGGCATGGCCAACGATGGCCTAAAGAG TGCCACCTTGGAACATAAGGATTACCTGCCTGCAGGTTTACGTGCCCCTGAGTCCTCTCCATACAGCGTGCCAGAGAAGGCTGTAAGTAAG